One Candidatus Sulfotelmatobacter sp. genomic region harbors:
- a CDS encoding BlaI/MecI/CopY family transcriptional regulator, translated as MARKRSVPLTEAEQRLMEVMWQLGAASLGQIVDAIPLADRPAHNTVQTTLKILETKGYVEHRAQGRAFVYSPLVDRETAARTALTYVTQRFFGGSPASVALNLIDDAAITPEQLDELRHRIDAAKRAQR; from the coding sequence ATGGCTCGCAAACGATCCGTTCCGCTCACCGAGGCGGAACAGCGGCTCATGGAAGTGATGTGGCAGCTGGGAGCGGCCAGCTTGGGGCAGATCGTCGATGCGATTCCCCTCGCGGACCGGCCGGCGCACAACACGGTGCAGACGACCTTGAAGATCCTCGAAACGAAGGGCTACGTCGAGCACCGCGCACAGGGACGCGCGTTCGTCTACTCGCCGCTCGTCGACCGCGAGACGGCCGCCCGCACCGCGCTCACCTACGTCACGCAACGCTTCTTCGGCGGCTCACCCGCGTCGGTCGCGCTCAACCTGATCGACGACGCCGCGATCACCCCGGAGCAACTCGACGAGCTGCGGCATCGCATCGACGCCGCGAAGCGAGCACAACGATGA